A region of the Candidatus Uhrbacteria bacterium genome:
TGTCCAAGCTTGCGACATTCGAGGACTCGATCACGGTTGCCGACATCAAATTGCCTAAGGGCGTTGAGCTCGCTACGGATCCTGAACTTACGATCGCTACGGTTTCTCGTCCGTTGACGGAAGATGAGCTGAAGAAGCTTGAAGAGAGCCAGGTCGGCGATGTCAGCGAAGTGAAGTCCGAAGCCGAGTTGAAGAAGGCCGCCGAGGAAGCCAAAGCCGCCGAGGAAGCCGCTGCAGAAGCCAAGTAACTTTCCACATGAACTTGAATCCCGAGATTGTTCTGGGATACGCAAAACGGTTTCGCTGGCACATCGCCATCGGAACCGTTTTTGTTGTCGCGTTGTGTGCGGTAGCGCTTTGGTTGATTTTGTCCGGCGCAACGCGTTCATCAGGTAGCGGCGGTACGGATACTGGTTTCCAGGTTCCTACATCGACAGAGGCTTTAGTTGCCCGCCGTTTGGACGGTGTTTTGGTTTCGCCTTCTGTAGCTTCGCTGGCTCCAAGATCTGTGATGATCGAGAATCATCCGGATGCGCGTCCTGTTTCTGGTTTGTCTAAAGCGTCCATCGTGATTGAGGCGCCTGTTGAGGGCGGGATTACCCGTTACTTGGCCTTCTTTGCTGCATCGACGACCTTGCCGCAGATTGGTCCGGTGCGCAGCGCTCGACCTTATTATGTCGATTGGGCTGATGGTTGGAATGCCTCGTATTTCCATGTTGGTGGGAGCCCGGATGCTTTGGAAAAGATTTCTGCTTTGGCCGGATTTACTGACGTGAATGAATTTGCGCAGGGCAATAGCTTTTGGCGCGACAATACGCGATCAGCGCCGCATAATGTTTATACAAAGAATGAGTTGATGGATGCGATTCTTGTTAAGGAAGGCGTCGCAAGTTCAACAGCTCCTGTTGCTTGGCATTTTCAGGATGCGGCCAGCTCGACGGATCGCGGTACCGTTGACGAGGTTCGTATTCCATACGGCGGATCATTTAATGTTCGATGGGATTTTGATCCGGAGCGTGGCGTGTATGCCAGAAGTTTGTCCGGTGTTGCTCAAAAGGATCGTGATGGATCTGTGGTTGAGGCGGAGAACATTATCGTTCTTAAAACAGAGCAGCAGGTTCTTGATACGACAGGACGTTTGCGTATTCGAACAACAGGAAGCGGCGAAGCGGTTGCGTATCGTGATGGAAAGCGTTTTGTCTTGCGATGGCGCCGCTCAGCTGGCGAGCCGATCCGTTTTGAATCGACAGATGGAACAGAATTTATTTTTACGCGCGGACGTACGTGGATTGAAGTAACGACCAGCGATCCGATTTTTGGTGGTATTGGCGGTTAATCGGTTCTCAGGACTTCTAAAATTCTGTCGCGTCCGCAGCGGTCGTGATGGATACGGATGATAGCGTTTGGAAAAAGACGCGCGGCGATGTCGCGGAGTTTTGGTGCTTGAGGCGGATCGAACTCAAGTAAAACGAATGCGGCGTTATGCTCACTTGCTTGGGCGAGGAGCCGTTCGTTAAGCGCTAGACCTTTGTTAGAAGCAAAGAGCGCCATGGATGGTTCGTAACTCGTTACGCTTTTAGGCATCGAACGTTTGTCTTCTGGAGGAAGGTAGGGGAGATTTGCCAGGATACAGAGCGGGGAGTCGGTATCGATTTTGTTCAGGAGTTTTGCGGTCAGCAAGTTCCCTTTATTAAAATGGATTTTTGCTTTGAGGTGTTTGGCATTTTTTTTGGCAATGGCTAATGCGCGTCTGGAGAGATCGGTTGCGAAGACCGTTGCGTCATGCGATTCAAGCGCCATGGTTATGCTGATGGCTCCTGAGCCGGTGCCTACATCGATAATGGTTGGATGCTTGAGATGCTCCAATCGGCGGAGGGCGATTTCTATCAAATCTTCTGTTTCCGGACGAGGGATGAGGACGCGTTTATCGACGTAAAAATCACGACCATAGAAAGGAGCGGAATTAAGGAGATAGGCGAGCGGTTCATCGCGTAAGCGGCGACGTAGGAGTCGGTTGAGATTCCAGAGCTGAAGTGTTTTGAGGGTTGCATCGCGGTGCGTCAGGAGCCAGGATCGATCCCGTTTAAGAATCTTGGAAGCGATCCAATGGACGTCCTGATGAGCGATGTCTTTATCTTTAAGAACATGCGCCAGACGCTTTTCTGCGTCTGCGAGCCAAAGGGCGAGTGTCAGGGTCGGCATCTTGCCAAATTCTACTCGATTCCGTATTATTCCGCTACGTTTGCGGACGTTTAGCTCAGTTGGTTAGAGCGCACCGTTCACATCGGTGAGGTCGCAGGTTCGAATCCTGCAACGTCCACCATCGATGACCCCGCCCAACGGCGGGGTTCGTTGTACCATGTAGATATGTCCAACCTTGTTTCCATCGCCGCCGGTCACATTCGTGACATTTTGGCCGGTGCCATCAAACGCGCTCCAAGCGAGCGTGTGGTTGTGATTTATGATCTGCAATCCGGTTTGTCCAAAATCATGGCCGATGCTTATCGCGAGGCGATTCCTGATGGGCGATTTATTGATTTTGCCGAGACGGATGCCGCATCGATTTTGAAATTGATTGACGAACTTTCACCCGGAGATGTTTTTGTACTTGTTCAATCGAATAGCTTTCGATTGAATGAATTCCGAATTCGTATCGAATTATTTAAGCGTAAACTCAAGTGTATCGAGCATGTCCATTTGAATCGCATGGCAGAAGACCAGTATGCTACTTGGGTCGACGCGTTGGCTTTTGACCAAAATTATTTGCAGACAAAAGGTCATGGGTTAAAGGCGGTTTTGGATCAGGCCTCGACGGTGAAGATCATTGGAAAGGATTCTGAACTCGTGTGGGAAGGTGGAATGGAAGAGGCGAAGCTTAATATCGGCGATTATACGGGGATGGAAAATATCGGCGGTACGTATCCGATTGGCGAAGTGTTTACGGAGGCACGCGATTTGTCCAAGGTAAATGGTTCGTTTCGGATTTATGCCTTTGCCGGGGATGATTTTAACGTGCGATTTTTTGAGCCGTTTCTGGTTACTGTCGTCGATGGGATTTTGATTCCTGGCGAGGATGCACCGGAGGAATTCAAGAAGATTATGGACTTGATTCGTGCGGAAGAACGCGTGCTCGTGCGCGAGCTTGGTGTCGGGATGAATCGGGCTATCTCACGCAAGACGCCGGTGAACGATATTACGGCTTTTGAGCGCGTACTTGGCTTGCATATGTCGATTGGTGAGAAGCACGGCGTCTACAAAAAGCCGGGTTTGATTCCGACGAAAACGCGTTATCATGTGGATGTTTTTCCGGCTTTTGAGCGTTTGGAGATCGATGGCAAGGTTGTGTTTGATAATACTCTTGCCGAGAATCAAATTTTGGTGTAGGTTCGAATTATATGGTTTGGGCACTTGTTATCGCGATCGCGCTCCACATCTTTGCCTATTTTCTTTATAAAATGGGTTCGGATGTGCTTGAAGCCGGCAATCATTTTCCGGTTGCTTGCGGTATTTTTATTGTTTTTTTGATTGCGGCTGCGGTTGGTTTGAAGTTCATTATCCCTAATCCAGGCGCAGCTAACGTTGCATCGATTCCACAAGCTTGGATGGATCCGGTGTTTGCCGCAGAGTAGACAAAAAGCGCCTTCGGTGGGCTCTTTTTGGTATGATCGATCTATGAAATATCGATTGTTCCTGGGTTTTGCCGTTATCGTGATTGTGGCGTTTGGAGGATTTCTCTATGCGGCATGGCCATATCGAGGTTTGGTTCCGACTTTGATACCGCCGCCGATCGATCTTGGTGAGGCGACTCCCACGACATCTTCATCGACAAATGATGTAGGGGAGATGCAGCCTGGGAAGAATGAGACGGGATTACCTTTGAAATTGCCGGACGGATTCTCAATGAATGTGTTTGCAAAGAACACGCCTGGTGCCCGCGTGGTTTTGGATGTTGGTGATGCATTGATTGTTAGTCTTACAACTGCCGGTAAGATTGTCCGATTGGTCGATGCCGATAAAAATGGGATTGCGGAACGTGTAGAAGAATTGGCCCGCGGCTTAAATAAGCCTCATGGACTGGCATTGCGTACCACCGGAAACTTGCGATTTGTGTATGTCGCGGAATTGCAGCAGCTTTCACGTTATGAGTTGAGTGCTGAAGGGAAGCTCATGAATAAAACCAAGCTGACGTCGCTGCCGTCAGGAGGACGGCATTTCACACGCACCATCCTACGTAAAGATGTCCCGTCTGAAAGCGATATTTATCTTTCCATCGGTTCATCTTGCGATGTCTGTAATGAAAAAGATGCACGGCATGGAACGGTGCAGATCTGGAATGGTTCTGAAATGAAGCCTTACGCGCAGGGGTTGCGTAATGCTGTCTTTATGACGTACGGGCCTGATGGAAAGATTTGGGTAACGGAAATGGGCCGGGATTTTCTTGGCGATGAATTGCCTCCGGATGAGATCAATGTTCTTGAAGCGGAAAAGAATTACGGTTGGCCGACGTGTTACGGACAAAATATTCACGATACGCAGTTTGATAAGAATACGTATATCCGTAATCCCTGCATGGAGCCATTTGAAATGCCGAGTAAGATCGATTTACCAGCCCATTCCGCACCGCTCGGTCTCGCGTTTATCCCTACGGGTAAAGGTTGGCCTAAGGAATATGAAGGTAACCTGCTTGTAGTCTTCCACGGCTCTTGGAATCGATCGGAGCCGACGGGTTATAAGGTGCGTCGATTTGTCCTTGATGCTAATGGCAATGTCGTGAAGGATGAAGATTTTATTTCTGGTTGGTTGGATGATGCGAGCGTGCTTGGCCGTCCTGTTGATTTGAAATTCGATAACAACGGGACATTGTTCATCTCCGATGATCGTGCAGGTTTGGTATATCGTGTGACGCCGCCTAAACGATAAGCGGAAGTTCTGCTAAATCCATCTTTTCTCCCGTGATAACGCTATCGATGCGATAGGCGCCGTGAGTTGGAGCTTCGATGTAGCCGTTCCAGGCAAAACGCGCGAGACCGCCGGAATCGACCCAATCAAAGAGCCATTCATTGGCGTATTTTGGATCGAGCTGTGGAGTGCCGGCATTTACGGTTTCCAGCCATTTTTTGTTGAAATCTTCTTGTGAGCCGATGGGCGGAGCCATGATAATCGGCAGCCCGAGCCCTGCGTAAAAAGAGAGTTCACTGGGTTTGGTCCAAAGAATGTCTGTTGTACGGAGGGTTTTGGCAAAACTTCGGAAATAGCTCGGGCGATCGGAGTACCAGTGGATATGTAGGCTGCGTTCAATCGTTTTTTTCATCCCAAGGTCGATGGCGGCCTTTTTGAATTCTTTTGCAAGGTTTTCTCGTGTACCAGCTTCTAGGTTGAGACGAATCTCATTCCGGATGAGTCGAGTTTTAAGGCTCTGCATGAGCTCGATGCCGAGTTTGTGCTGCGCTCCGGCGCCGCCGACCGTAAATGTGAGCGTGAGGGGATGCTTTTTTTTGAATTGGCAAAGTTGTGGACCGAGTTCATCATGAAGAATCTTGGCATACTTTTGGATAAAGATGCCTTTGGGGTCAAGATTGCAGATACGCGCGGCAAGATCGCTTTTAACGATGGAAGCATCAGATCCGCCGATATTTCCTTTTGGTAGTGGAAATCCGGTGAGAAAAATATTTTCTTCACGGACTCCATAGAGCTTTAAGCGTTCAACGACACGGCCATTGGAGGCAAAATATTTGATGCGTGATTTTTTGGGGTCAACCGGCACCCAAGCACGGGAAATGTCCGTGTCGCATGTCACGATGTAGATATCGCCAGGATAGCCGTAATACTCGGCAGCGAATGCCGGGAGAAAGAATGTTGAAACGAATGGGAGTTTGCGCTTGGAGAGTTTTTCAACGAGATGTTTGCCCAATCCGTTTTTAATCGAGCGATAGATTTGATTGAGCTGGATCGTTGAGCGGCTTAGATCGCGGCGCGGATAGAAGTCCGGAATACGTTGAAAACGGTCCATGACCCCAAAAGCCATTGGTCCGATGACGGGTAATGGCTGCAGTCTTGAGATTTGCTCGTAGAGCTGGCGTGATGCGACCCACTGTTTTTTTTCCGATTCTGGAATGCCGGGATAGTTGTTTGCCGTGATGATGTCGCCATATGCCAAGTCCTCAAGGCCAAAGGCCGCGCGTTCATGGCCATAGCCCATGTTTACAGAAATGACCCATGCCTTGTTGTGCATGAGTCATATTCTACCACACGTATTTTATTTCTTTTTGGATTCCCTGGATTTTCTAGGCTCGGGTTCTTCTGATTCTTCTTTCATGTCGATTTCCTTGATATAGGATTCGAAATGTTTTTCGTAGCGTTCCTCGACCATGCGGTCGAGCGCGTCTTTTTTTAGACTCGTCGATTTATTACCGAGTTCTTTCAAGGTTTCGTTCTTGGCTCGATGCCAGGCCCATTCATCGGTATAGACGTACCAGGCGTAATTCCAAAGCTCATCTTCCATTTCATGGAGCATGGCATGGGCGCGTTCTTCCGAGATGCCGAGCACCTCTTCCAGCTTGGAAATTGATTCTGGGTATGCTGCTTCCTCAAGACCTTGCTCGCGTCGAACAAGGCTTTCCGCGACATAACGTAGAAGCATTCCGCGATGGAATTCTTCTAGCTCGCGTTTTGGAAGGGTGAGAGAGACGAACTCCTGATGCATAGGGCGGGTGTCAGGTTTCAGTTAGCCGTTACTTCAGTACATCGGGCGATGTCGGTTTGCGAACGTCGATTTGGTAGCAGGTGCGTCCGGTACCATGCTCCCAGAATTTGGAAGTGGACGGATTATAGTTGGTTGGTTCAGTGCTGTTTGTGACCGTGCCGAATGTCGCGCAGAGCGAGTAGCTGTCGGAGTCGGTCAGGGTGTATTCATATTTCTCGCTTGTTTCCGGATCAACAATGGAGCCGACGTATGCATCGCGGGTTGCTTGCAGTGTTTCAAGATCTTTTGGAAGGGCCTTGTTAAGGCTCCAGTAGTTATCGACCGCGTAGGAAATGGATTGCAGTTCCGAGATGCGGCGATCATCAAAGCGGCGTGCACGCTCGGCAGAAGGGGAGCCGGCGATCCATAGACCGGAAACCGAAACGACAGTGACGATCGCTACGACGACCGAGATAAAGGCTTTCAATCCAGCAGGATAGGCTTTCCAGTTGCGAGGAATCTCTTTTTCTTCCCCACGCAAATCCCAAAGATAGTAGCCAAAGATGGAGCCGGCAATCGCTAGAACAATGATGACTTTCAAGAGGAAGCGTGTGGTGATTTCGCCGCTCAAGAAGTAGGTGACGAGCGTGATCAAATCGCCGATGATAACGCCGGCGGCAACAAAGAGCGTGACATAGGTGAGCCACTTGCGGACTTTGGATGAACGCTTTTCCGGGTCACGGGCGATGGCTTGGCGAAGCATGCGCGAGATCCAGTAGAAAATCGGGAAGGTGATGATGAGGGCTGCGGTTGCGGAGCGGATTACGGATGTTGTTGATTCGTAAATGTACGAGTACTCGACGGCGTCTGGCAGCCAGCGGTTTACAAATTGAAACAAGTTGGTTCCAAGACTGATTGCGCTGATGTACAGCGTGAGGAACATGACGAGGTACATGAATGCCTCGCGTGCCGAGAGATAGGGTTTGCGCTTTGGGACGGCAATCGGGAAATCAATATCGGCATAAGCATCGATAGCCGTTCTTACCTCATCGTCCGGCCAACCTGCGGAGCCGAGCGCGTGAGCCAATTTTTCTCGGGAAAGTCCTTTTTCCAAGCCTTCTTTTACGAAGAGTTGCAGGTCGTTATTCATATGGAGTTACTGTAGTAAAGTTAGAGCTTTTTGTCCAAAAAACAGTCCCCGACTCGATGTGTATCGGATCGGGGATCAGGGGCTGTATTTTTTTTGGCAGAGTTCGAGTTTATCCTTTGGAAGATAGAACATGCGGATGGAGGACCATTTTCCATTCCAGAACTGCTCTAGATACATCTCGTATCGCGGGCGCTCTGTAATATCTATAGCGACATTGAGCGACGAGTCGCCCCAAAAGAACGCGTTGGTGAGTATGGCGACGAGGCGGGTGTTTGTCGGGATAGCCAAGGGCCAGGTTTTCTCGGCGATCTCTACGTCTTCCTCGCCATGTTTGATGACGGCCTCTACGTTGAGGATGTGTTCATTCATGCTTGTCAATTCCTCCACGCAGGGTGATCATGTGCACCTATGGCTCAAGACGTCAAGCGATTGGCATTGGAATTGCATGAGAAACTGCGGGGAAAGATTCGTATTGAACCAACCTGCACGATCGAGACAAAAGAAGATCTTACGTTGGTTTACTCGCCGGGTGTCGGAGCCGTGTCTCAGGCGATTGCGGCTGATCCAGCTTCTGTTGATCGATATACATGGCGTCGGAATACTGTCGCGATTGTTTCTGATGGTTCTGCCGTACTTGGCTTTGGCGACATCGGACACTTGTCAGTACTACCGGTGCTTGAAGGCAAGTCGGCGATCTTTAAGCGTTTTTCCGGCATTGATGCGATTCCGATTTTGATCGATACAAAAGATGTGGATGCGTTTGTCGAGACGGTGGCGCACATCGCCTCATCGTTTGGAGCGATTCAAATGGAAGATGTTTCTGCGCCGCGTTGTTTTGAGATCGAACGTAAATTGATGGAGCGATTGGACATGCCGGTGATGCATGATGATCAGCATGGAACAGCGATTGTTGCGCTGGCTGGTTTGATGAATTCGCTGAAGGTTGTCGGTAAGTCGATGGAGTCGATTCGTGTTGTTTTGAATGGGGCTGGTGCGGCAGGAATCGCGATTGCGCGTTTATTGGTTGATGCCGGAGTGAAGGATATTGTGATGTGTGATCGACAAGGTGCTATTTATGATGGACGTGAGGGATTGAATGATGAGAAGAAAGAAGTGGCGGCATTTACGAATTTGAATAAGCGAACGGGTAGCTTGTCGGAGGTTGCCGTTGGCGCGGATGTGTTGATCGGCGTATCAGCGGCCGGGGCGTTTACCGTAGAGATCGTGAAGTCGATGGCAACGAGCCCGATTGTGTTTGCACTTGCGAACCCGGTGCCGGAAATCGATCCGGAGACGGCGGCCTTGGCCGGTGTGGCTGTATTAGCGACCGGGAGAAGCGATTTTGCCAATCAAGTAAACAATGCTTTGTGCTACCCGGGTTTGTTTCGCGGAATGCTGGATAGCGGAGTGAAAAAAGTGACATCGGAGATCAAGCTACGTGCAGCCCAGGCGATCGCCGACTCACTGCCAAATCCGACTCCTGATGCGATTATTCCATCGATTTTTCAGCCTGGTTTGCATGAGCTCGTGGCAAAGAGCATCAAGGGTTAAATTTCTGCTATACTGTGCCGTATGATCGTTCTTGAAGGTGTTTCAAAAGCGTATGGTTCGGATTCTATCGGTTTGGACGATGTTTCTTTGCATATTCCGGCTGGTGAATTCGTCTCTATTGTGGGTCAGAGCGGTGCCGGAA
Encoded here:
- a CDS encoding NADP-dependent malic enzyme, with protein sequence MAQDVKRLALELHEKLRGKIRIEPTCTIETKEDLTLVYSPGVGAVSQAIAADPASVDRYTWRRNTVAIVSDGSAVLGFGDIGHLSVLPVLEGKSAIFKRFSGIDAIPILIDTKDVDAFVETVAHIASSFGAIQMEDVSAPRCFEIERKLMERLDMPVMHDDQHGTAIVALAGLMNSLKVVGKSMESIRVVLNGAGAAGIAIARLLVDAGVKDIVMCDRQGAIYDGREGLNDEKKEVAAFTNLNKRTGSLSEVAVGADVLIGVSAAGAFTVEIVKSMATSPIVFALANPVPEIDPETAALAGVAVLATGRSDFANQVNNALCYPGLFRGMLDSGVKKVTSEIKLRAAQAIADSLPNPTPDAIIPSIFQPGLHELVAKSIKG
- a CDS encoding PQQ-dependent sugar dehydrogenase encodes the protein MKYRLFLGFAVIVIVAFGGFLYAAWPYRGLVPTLIPPPIDLGEATPTTSSSTNDVGEMQPGKNETGLPLKLPDGFSMNVFAKNTPGARVVLDVGDALIVSLTTAGKIVRLVDADKNGIAERVEELARGLNKPHGLALRTTGNLRFVYVAELQQLSRYELSAEGKLMNKTKLTSLPSGGRHFTRTILRKDVPSESDIYLSIGSSCDVCNEKDARHGTVQIWNGSEMKPYAQGLRNAVFMTYGPDGKIWVTEMGRDFLGDELPPDEINVLEAEKNYGWPTCYGQNIHDTQFDKNTYIRNPCMEPFEMPSKIDLPAHSAPLGLAFIPTGKGWPKEYEGNLLVVFHGSWNRSEPTGYKVRRFVLDANGNVVKDEDFISGWLDDASVLGRPVDLKFDNNGTLFISDDRAGLVYRVTPPKR
- the prmC gene encoding peptide chain release factor N(5)-glutamine methyltransferase, whose translation is MPTLTLALWLADAEKRLAHVLKDKDIAHQDVHWIASKILKRDRSWLLTHRDATLKTLQLWNLNRLLRRRLRDEPLAYLLNSAPFYGRDFYVDKRVLIPRPETEDLIEIALRRLEHLKHPTIIDVGTGSGAISITMALESHDATVFATDLSRRALAIAKKNAKHLKAKIHFNKGNLLTAKLLNKIDTDSPLCILANLPYLPPEDKRSMPKSVTSYEPSMALFASNKGLALNERLLAQASEHNAAFVLLEFDPPQAPKLRDIAARLFPNAIIRIHHDRCGRDRILEVLRTD
- a CDS encoding DUF3048 domain-containing protein, producing MNLNPEIVLGYAKRFRWHIAIGTVFVVALCAVALWLILSGATRSSGSGGTDTGFQVPTSTEALVARRLDGVLVSPSVASLAPRSVMIENHPDARPVSGLSKASIVIEAPVEGGITRYLAFFAASTTLPQIGPVRSARPYYVDWADGWNASYFHVGGSPDALEKISALAGFTDVNEFAQGNSFWRDNTRSAPHNVYTKNELMDAILVKEGVASSTAPVAWHFQDAASSTDRGTVDEVRIPYGGSFNVRWDFDPERGVYARSLSGVAQKDRDGSVVEAENIIVLKTEQQVLDTTGRLRIRTTGSGEAVAYRDGKRFVLRWRRSAGEPIRFESTDGTEFIFTRGRTWIEVTTSDPIFGGIGG